One stretch of Saccharopolyspora erythraea DNA includes these proteins:
- a CDS encoding DUF2516 family protein: MGLDTWTLLIIWGAGIPVGIYAFVHAALQRADAFTAADKMTKAAWLGITGAGALVLILFRGPMTILWIIGMVAVLVYIVDVRPKVTEVQKGSSW; this comes from the coding sequence GTGGGCCTGGACACCTGGACGTTGCTGATCATTTGGGGTGCGGGGATCCCGGTCGGGATCTACGCGTTCGTGCACGCCGCGCTCCAGCGCGCCGACGCGTTCACCGCCGCCGACAAGATGACCAAGGCGGCCTGGCTCGGCATCACCGGCGCCGGCGCGCTCGTGCTGATCCTGTTCCGCGGGCCGATGACCATACTGTGGATCATCGGCATGGTCGCGGTGCTGGTCTACATCGTCGACGTCAGGCCCAAGGTCACCGAGGTCCAGAAGGGCAGCTCCTGGTAG
- the purU gene encoding formyltetrahydrofolate deformylase, whose product MTTPERRFVLSLGCPDRTGIVARIAGFLADWGGWIVEAGYHTDPDTGWFFTRQEVRADSVPFGLEELRTRFAAVAAELGDRTEWRVSDTAERRRVVILVSREGHCLHDLLGRVGSGELDVDLRAVIGNHADLGPITEAHGIPFHHVPFPKDPEAKADAFAQVRELVDTHEPDAVVLARFMQVLPAELCEAWAGRALNIHHSFLPSFAGARPYHQAYERGVKLIGATCHYVTAELDAGPIVEQDVIRVDHTDSVADMVRKGRDIEKLVLARGLRSHLEDRVLMHGKRTVVF is encoded by the coding sequence GTGACCACGCCTGAACGCCGTTTCGTCCTCAGCCTCGGCTGCCCCGACCGCACCGGGATCGTCGCCCGCATCGCGGGTTTCCTCGCCGACTGGGGCGGTTGGATCGTCGAGGCCGGTTACCACACCGATCCGGACACCGGCTGGTTCTTCACCAGGCAGGAGGTGCGCGCCGACTCCGTCCCGTTCGGCCTGGAGGAGCTGCGCACCCGCTTCGCGGCGGTGGCGGCCGAACTCGGCGACCGCACCGAATGGCGGGTGTCGGACACCGCCGAGCGCCGCCGCGTGGTCATCCTGGTCTCCCGGGAAGGCCATTGCCTGCACGACCTGCTGGGCCGCGTCGGTTCCGGCGAGCTGGACGTCGACCTGCGCGCGGTGATCGGCAACCACGCGGACCTCGGCCCGATCACCGAGGCGCACGGCATCCCGTTCCACCACGTGCCCTTCCCGAAGGACCCCGAGGCCAAGGCGGACGCTTTCGCGCAGGTGCGGGAGCTGGTCGACACCCACGAGCCGGACGCGGTGGTGCTGGCCCGGTTCATGCAGGTCCTGCCCGCGGAGCTGTGCGAGGCGTGGGCCGGCCGGGCGCTGAACATCCACCACAGCTTCCTGCCGTCGTTCGCGGGCGCCCGCCCGTACCACCAGGCATACGAGCGCGGGGTGAAGCTGATCGGCGCGACCTGCCACTACGTGACGGCCGAACTGGACGCGGGCCCGATCGTCGAGCAGGACGTGATCCGCGTCGACCACACCGACTCCGTGGCCGACATGGTCCGAAAAGGACGCGACATCGAGAAGCTGGTGCTGGCCCGCGGTTTGCGCTCCCACCTCGAGGACCGCGTGCTGATGCACGGCAAGCGCACGGTCGTCTTCTGA
- a CDS encoding YbaK/EbsC family protein → MAVDWSLAAGTLEVAPALERPDLLADPVAEAVRALGETEAARVGVAEIDPELADTAAFCAQYGSPLELSANCVVVAGKRSGELRYAACLVLATTRADVNGVVKRRLDVRKASFAPMDEAVSLTAMEYGGITPFGLPDGWPLLVDAAVAEVPAAVVGSGLRRSKILTAGEVLAGLPGAEVIEGLGR, encoded by the coding sequence ATGGCTGTTGACTGGTCGCTGGCCGCGGGCACGCTGGAGGTCGCCCCCGCGCTGGAACGCCCCGATCTGCTCGCCGACCCGGTCGCCGAGGCCGTCCGCGCTCTCGGCGAGACCGAGGCGGCGCGTGTCGGGGTGGCCGAGATCGACCCGGAGCTCGCCGACACCGCCGCGTTCTGCGCGCAGTACGGGTCGCCGCTGGAGCTCTCGGCGAACTGCGTCGTCGTCGCGGGCAAGCGCTCCGGTGAGCTCCGCTACGCGGCGTGCCTGGTGCTGGCCACCACCCGCGCGGACGTCAACGGGGTCGTCAAGCGGCGGCTGGACGTGCGCAAGGCCTCCTTCGCGCCGATGGACGAGGCGGTGAGCCTGACCGCCATGGAGTACGGCGGGATCACCCCCTTCGGGCTCCCCGACGGCTGGCCGCTCCTGGTCGACGCCGCGGTGGCCGAGGTGCCCGCCGCCGTGGTCGGCAGCGGGCTGCGGCGCAGCAAGATCCTCACCGCGGGCGAGGTGCTGGCCGGACTGCCCGGCGCGGAGGTCATCGAGGGCCTCGGCCGCTGA
- a CDS encoding VOC family protein, translating into MTASTSTALRLAAFALDCPDPRALAAFYGRLLGWEIDEAESEPDWVELADPAGGAPLAFQRDPHFRPPTWPGRERPQMAHLDVRVQTLEEGHERALAAGATPLPQPEDQLDASWRVYADPAGHPFCMCACA; encoded by the coding sequence ATGACGGCGTCCACTTCGACAGCGCTGCGCCTGGCGGCGTTCGCGCTCGACTGCCCCGACCCGCGCGCGCTCGCCGCCTTCTACGGGCGGCTGCTCGGCTGGGAGATCGACGAGGCCGAGTCCGAGCCGGACTGGGTCGAGCTGGCCGACCCGGCGGGAGGGGCCCCGCTGGCGTTCCAGCGCGACCCGCACTTCCGGCCGCCGACCTGGCCCGGCCGGGAGCGGCCGCAGATGGCCCACCTCGACGTCCGGGTCCAGACGCTCGAAGAAGGGCACGAGCGGGCGCTCGCTGCGGGTGCGACGCCGCTGCCGCAGCCGGAGGACCAGCTCGACGCGAGCTGGCGCGTCTACGCGGACCCCGCCGGTCACCCGTTCTGCATGTGCGCCTGCGCGTAG
- a CDS encoding DinB family protein, with translation MTDLTWNALLREQLTWHWTNQLRERLDGLTDDEYFWEPVPGCWSVRPRGTSTAPVQGGSGAMTIDFAMPEPDPTPFTTIAWRLGHVIVGVLAMRNASHFGRAATDYWSFEYATTAAEALDQLDAEYATWLAGVESLGESGLALPCGEAEGAHAERPMATLVLHIHREVLHHLAEVCLLRDLHLHTHQRTRREAS, from the coding sequence ATGACCGACCTGACCTGGAACGCCCTGCTCCGAGAGCAGCTCACCTGGCACTGGACCAACCAGCTGCGCGAACGCCTCGACGGGCTCACCGACGACGAGTACTTCTGGGAGCCGGTACCCGGCTGCTGGAGCGTGCGCCCCCGCGGTACCAGCACCGCACCGGTGCAGGGCGGGTCCGGCGCGATGACCATCGACTTCGCGATGCCGGAGCCCGACCCCACGCCGTTCACCACGATCGCCTGGCGGCTCGGGCACGTGATCGTCGGCGTGCTCGCGATGCGCAACGCCTCGCACTTCGGTCGCGCGGCCACCGACTACTGGTCGTTCGAGTACGCCACGACCGCGGCCGAGGCGCTGGACCAGCTCGACGCGGAGTACGCGACGTGGCTCGCCGGGGTCGAGTCCCTCGGGGAAAGCGGTCTCGCCCTTCCGTGCGGGGAGGCGGAGGGAGCGCACGCCGAGCGCCCCATGGCGACGCTGGTGCTGCACATCCACCGGGAGGTGCTGCATCATCTGGCCGAGGTGTGCCTGCTCCGCGACCTGCACCTGCACACCCACCAGCGGACCCGGCGGGAGGCGAGCTGA
- a CDS encoding maleylpyruvate isomerase family mycothiol-dependent enzyme — MSASFRDALEEQASAFRTAAVDAGPDAPVPTCPGWDVTRLVRHLARVYAMVNLALELGPSDERPAPQSVPEDFDAAFDFWNQQLVEFTTALSTADPDRPVWSFFPGGTSSSWTRRMAHETAIHRLDAEHACGEHVRELLFDPEFAADGIDEMLSLLLPLADWSTREHSGRVLYHAADAGRAWLVTYRPGAAPEIGSPHDSALDATEVDATVAGTADAVYRKVWGRPSNASVSGDAVLAHVAAGR; from the coding sequence ATGAGCGCCTCCTTCCGCGACGCACTCGAAGAGCAGGCATCCGCGTTCCGCACCGCGGCCGTCGACGCCGGGCCGGACGCGCCCGTGCCGACCTGCCCCGGCTGGGACGTCACCCGGCTGGTGCGTCACCTCGCCCGCGTCTACGCGATGGTCAACCTGGCTCTGGAACTCGGCCCGTCGGACGAGCGGCCGGCGCCGCAAAGCGTTCCCGAGGACTTCGACGCGGCCTTCGACTTCTGGAACCAGCAGCTCGTCGAGTTCACCACCGCGCTGTCCACAGCGGACCCGGACCGTCCGGTGTGGTCCTTCTTTCCCGGCGGCACATCGTCGTCGTGGACCCGGCGGATGGCGCACGAGACCGCGATCCACCGGCTCGACGCCGAACACGCCTGCGGCGAGCACGTGCGCGAGCTGCTGTTCGACCCCGAGTTCGCCGCCGACGGAATCGACGAGATGCTGTCGCTGCTGCTGCCGCTCGCCGACTGGTCCACAAGGGAGCACAGCGGGCGCGTCCTCTACCACGCCGCCGACGCGGGCCGGGCGTGGCTGGTCACCTACCGGCCGGGCGCGGCGCCCGAGATCGGCTCGCCGCACGACTCCGCGCTCGACGCGACCGAGGTGGACGCCACCGTCGCGGGCACCGCCGACGCCGTCTACCGCAAGGTGTGGGGCCGCCCGAGCAACGCGTCGGTGAGCGGCGACGCCGTGCTGGCGCACGTCGCGGCGGGCCGCTGA
- a CDS encoding VOC family protein — protein sequence MARDVQITFDCADPAGLSAFWAEALGYRMQDPPEGFESWEQALEAMGVPPENRNDASAVLDPDGAGPRLFFQRVPEGKQAKNRVHLDVRAAPGLEGDARMKALEAAAERLVSHGATRLRRHEPAPPLDGGHIVMADPEGNEFCLD from the coding sequence ATGGCCCGCGACGTCCAGATCACCTTCGACTGCGCCGACCCCGCCGGGCTGTCCGCGTTCTGGGCCGAGGCGCTCGGCTACCGGATGCAGGACCCGCCCGAGGGCTTCGAGTCGTGGGAGCAGGCGTTGGAGGCGATGGGCGTGCCGCCCGAGAACCGCAACGACGCCTCCGCGGTGCTCGATCCCGATGGCGCCGGGCCGCGGCTGTTCTTCCAGCGGGTGCCGGAGGGCAAGCAGGCCAAGAACCGCGTGCACCTCGATGTACGAGCGGCCCCCGGCCTCGAGGGTGACGCGCGTATGAAGGCCCTGGAGGCCGCGGCGGAGCGGCTCGTCTCCCACGGCGCCACCCGGCTCCGGCGCCACGAGCCCGCGCCCCCGCTCGACGGCGGTCACATCGTGATGGCCGACCCCGAGGGCAACGAGTTCTGCCTCGACTGA
- a CDS encoding helix-turn-helix domain-containing protein → MERVDKTVNKAVNQAVSDLGGYIRTQRGNAQISLRQLAKRAGVSNPYLSQVERGLRKPSAEILQQIAKALRISAEALYVQAGILERREGGPVVDAILADPDLNERQKQVLLDIYGSFRREQGGPAAADGAPEGTTSTTADAAKPQTEE, encoded by the coding sequence ATGGAACGCGTGGACAAAACGGTCAACAAGGCCGTGAACCAGGCGGTCAGCGATCTCGGCGGCTACATCCGCACGCAGCGCGGCAACGCCCAGATCTCGCTGCGGCAGCTGGCCAAGCGCGCCGGTGTGTCCAACCCCTACCTGAGCCAGGTCGAGCGCGGGCTGCGCAAGCCGAGCGCGGAGATCCTCCAGCAGATCGCCAAGGCGCTGCGGATCTCCGCCGAGGCGCTTTACGTGCAGGCCGGCATCCTGGAGCGCCGCGAGGGCGGTCCGGTGGTCGACGCAATACTCGCCGACCCCGACCTGAACGAGCGGCAGAAGCAGGTCCTGCTGGACATCTACGGCTCTTTCCGGCGCGAGCAAGGCGGCCCCGCAGCGGCCGACGGGGCGCCGGAGGGGACGACCTCCACGACGGCAGACGCCGCGAAACCGCAAACCGAGGAGTGA
- a CDS encoding alpha/beta fold hydrolase: protein MAATWTTLGRGAPVTLVVHGLGATEGEARIPSSGLPGTRVVLSLPGHGSAPDAPPGYWDYGQVAADVLAAADEVGATRAVGVSLGAGALTRIAADHPDRFDRLALLLPASLDRPRDVAAMWAFERLAEGVAAAPGDGGAKLRAAVAAEIPEGVDVGEHVARRADALLRLEDALRTLPERSAVSDASALAAATAEVLVVGATEDPMHPAEVAKSVAAAFSGARLELLPSAAPMLTHRRELRAMLVDFLG, encoded by the coding sequence GTGGCGGCCACCTGGACCACGCTCGGCCGCGGCGCGCCGGTCACGCTCGTCGTGCACGGTCTCGGCGCGACCGAGGGCGAGGCGCGCATCCCGTCGTCCGGTCTGCCCGGGACCCGCGTGGTGCTGAGCCTGCCCGGTCACGGCAGTGCTCCGGACGCCCCGCCCGGCTACTGGGACTACGGCCAAGTCGCCGCCGACGTGCTCGCCGCCGCCGACGAGGTGGGGGCGACGCGCGCGGTGGGCGTCTCGCTGGGCGCGGGCGCGCTGACCAGGATCGCCGCCGACCACCCGGACCGGTTCGATCGGCTGGCGCTGCTGCTGCCCGCGTCGCTCGACCGGCCGCGCGACGTGGCGGCGATGTGGGCGTTCGAGCGCCTCGCCGAAGGCGTCGCGGCGGCGCCGGGCGACGGCGGGGCGAAGCTGCGTGCGGCCGTCGCCGCCGAGATCCCGGAGGGCGTCGACGTCGGTGAGCACGTCGCCCGCCGGGCCGACGCGCTGCTGCGGCTGGAGGACGCGTTGCGCACGCTGCCAGAGCGCAGCGCCGTGTCCGACGCCTCCGCGCTGGCGGCGGCGACCGCGGAGGTGCTGGTCGTCGGCGCCACCGAGGACCCGATGCACCCCGCCGAGGTGGCCAAGTCGGTGGCGGCCGCCTTCTCAGGGGCCCGGCTGGAGCTGCTGCCTTCGGCGGCGCCGATGCTCACCCACCGCAGGGAGCTGCGCGCGATGCTCGTGGACTTCCTGGGCTGA
- a CDS encoding DUF445 domain-containing protein: protein MKAVAGGFLLVATLIYVIARWQENGGAAWAGYVRAAAEAGMVGALADWFAVTALFRRPLGLPIPHTAIIPTRKDTLGRSLGDFVGTNFLSEHVVRDKLRRAEISKRLGGWLSEQDHAERVTSELATAVRGAVQVLRDEDVQAVLEQAVVRKVLAQPWGPPLGRILGQVFADGSHHKLVDLVCDRAYDWVRDNHETVLRVVSQRAPSWSPKFFDTMVADKIYAEVLSFAWAVKTDPEHQMRKAVDRFLVEFADDLQNDPRTMGKAEQIKQQVLEHPEVQNLVSSAWGTAKKMLLDAAEDPSSELRIRVRDGLRSLGRRLVEEPELRAKVDGWLEGAAVYVVSNYRAEITTLITDTVERWDAEETSRKIELQVGRDLQFIRINGTVVGALAGLAIYTISQLFF, encoded by the coding sequence ATGAAGGCCGTGGCCGGCGGGTTCCTGCTGGTCGCGACCCTGATCTACGTGATCGCCCGCTGGCAGGAGAACGGCGGGGCGGCCTGGGCGGGCTACGTCCGGGCGGCGGCCGAGGCGGGAATGGTCGGCGCCCTGGCCGACTGGTTCGCGGTGACGGCGTTGTTCCGCCGTCCGCTGGGACTGCCGATCCCGCACACCGCGATCATCCCTACCCGAAAGGACACCCTCGGGCGCAGCCTCGGCGACTTCGTCGGGACCAACTTCCTGTCGGAGCACGTGGTCCGCGACAAGCTGCGTCGAGCCGAGATCAGCAAGCGGCTCGGCGGATGGCTCAGCGAGCAGGACCACGCCGAGCGGGTCACCTCGGAACTCGCGACCGCGGTGCGCGGCGCGGTCCAGGTCCTGCGCGACGAGGACGTGCAGGCCGTGCTGGAACAGGCGGTCGTGCGCAAGGTCCTCGCCCAGCCGTGGGGCCCGCCGCTGGGACGCATCCTCGGCCAGGTTTTCGCCGACGGCTCGCACCACAAGCTCGTCGACCTCGTCTGCGACCGCGCCTACGACTGGGTGCGCGACAACCACGAGACGGTGCTGCGCGTGGTGAGCCAGCGCGCACCCTCCTGGTCGCCGAAGTTCTTCGACACGATGGTCGCCGACAAGATCTACGCCGAGGTGCTGTCGTTCGCGTGGGCGGTCAAGACCGACCCCGAGCACCAGATGCGCAAGGCGGTCGACCGCTTCCTGGTCGAGTTCGCCGACGACCTGCAGAACGACCCGCGCACGATGGGCAAGGCCGAGCAGATCAAGCAGCAGGTGCTGGAGCACCCCGAGGTGCAGAACCTGGTCTCGTCGGCGTGGGGCACGGCGAAGAAGATGCTGCTCGACGCCGCCGAGGACCCTTCCAGCGAGCTGCGGATCAGGGTGCGGGACGGCCTGCGTTCGCTGGGCCGCCGCCTGGTCGAGGAGCCCGAGTTGCGTGCCAAGGTGGACGGCTGGCTGGAGGGCGCGGCGGTCTACGTCGTGTCGAACTACCGGGCCGAGATCACCACGCTCATCACCGACACCGTCGAGCGCTGGGACGCGGAGGAGACCTCGCGCAAGATCGAGCTGCAGGTCGGCCGGGACCTGCAGTTCATCCGCATCAACGGCACGGTCGTGGGCGCCCTCGCCGGCCTGGCCATCTACACGATCTCGCAACTGTTCTTCTGA
- a CDS encoding helix-turn-helix transcriptional regulator codes for MTVEATTERVLRLLALLQRRPSWTAAELAAELDVTDRSVRRDVERLRALGYPVHATAGVGGGYQLGAGTRLPPLLLDDEEATATAVSLRLAAGGTVAGAGEAALRALAKLDQVMPPRLRAEVRAVHGATETLVGPGVEIDAELLVTLARACRDAVRVRFRYTGRDGAERERTTEPVRMVTTGRRWYLMARDVDRDDWRTFRLDRMREVEATTWRFRPAEHPDPVAYVQRSVAEAPYRYIARVRLRARPEQVRELVPPQVGRVEDDRDGWCVLVAGGEDLDWIAVHVARLGFEAEILEPPELREAAARLARRLASMAGTG; via the coding sequence GTGACCGTGGAGGCGACGACCGAGCGGGTGCTGCGGTTGCTGGCGCTGCTGCAACGGCGGCCGTCCTGGACCGCCGCCGAACTCGCCGCCGAGCTGGACGTCACCGACCGATCGGTGCGCCGCGACGTCGAGCGGCTGCGTGCGCTCGGCTACCCGGTGCACGCGACGGCGGGCGTCGGCGGCGGCTACCAGCTTGGCGCGGGCACCCGGCTGCCGCCGTTGCTCCTCGACGACGAGGAGGCGACCGCGACGGCGGTCTCCCTGCGGCTGGCGGCGGGTGGAACGGTCGCGGGTGCCGGCGAGGCGGCGCTGCGGGCGCTCGCGAAGCTCGACCAGGTGATGCCGCCCCGGCTGCGCGCCGAGGTGCGGGCGGTGCACGGCGCCACCGAGACCCTCGTCGGCCCCGGGGTCGAGATCGACGCGGAGCTGCTGGTCACGCTCGCGCGGGCCTGCCGCGACGCCGTGCGGGTGCGGTTCCGGTACACCGGCCGCGACGGCGCGGAGCGCGAACGCACGACCGAGCCTGTGCGGATGGTCACCACCGGCAGGCGCTGGTACCTGATGGCCCGCGACGTCGACCGCGACGACTGGCGCACCTTCCGGCTGGACCGGATGCGCGAGGTGGAGGCGACCACCTGGCGCTTCCGGCCCGCTGAGCATCCGGACCCGGTCGCCTACGTGCAGCGGTCCGTGGCCGAGGCGCCGTACCGGTACATCGCCCGGGTGCGGCTGCGCGCCCGGCCCGAGCAGGTGCGGGAGCTGGTACCGCCCCAGGTGGGGCGCGTCGAGGACGACCGCGACGGGTGGTGCGTGCTCGTCGCCGGCGGTGAGGACCTGGACTGGATCGCCGTGCACGTGGCCCGGCTGGGCTTCGAAGCGGAGATCCTGGAGCCTCCGGAGCTGCGGGAGGCCGCCGCCCGCCTGGCCCGCCGCCTCGCGTCGATGGCCGGGACCGGCTGA
- a CDS encoding CGNR zinc finger domain-containing protein, whose translation MVFVNSDAVAPEVVRPPAQQAAALDADRDLELVLNFLNTCDVEAGTDVLDDPELWRRWCAERGLGAAPEPAAVREIRDSMRAAISCAAPAALVAPAWQVQVELRAGIPVLAGADALGDVLVAATHLVHTGYWDRIKICPAENCLWAFYDRSRNRSRTWCSMRVCGNREKARSWRERHSG comes from the coding sequence ATGGTGTTCGTGAACAGCGATGCTGTCGCGCCCGAGGTGGTCCGGCCGCCCGCTCAGCAGGCCGCCGCCCTCGATGCCGACCGCGACCTCGAACTCGTCCTGAACTTCCTCAACACGTGCGACGTCGAAGCCGGAACCGACGTCCTGGACGATCCGGAGCTCTGGCGCCGATGGTGCGCCGAGCGGGGGCTGGGCGCGGCGCCGGAGCCGGCCGCGGTGCGGGAGATCCGCGACTCGATGCGCGCGGCGATCTCCTGCGCCGCACCGGCCGCGCTCGTCGCACCGGCCTGGCAGGTGCAGGTCGAGCTCCGGGCGGGAATCCCGGTGCTCGCCGGCGCCGACGCCCTCGGGGACGTGCTCGTCGCGGCGACGCACCTGGTGCACACCGGCTACTGGGACCGCATCAAGATCTGCCCGGCGGAGAACTGCCTCTGGGCGTTCTACGACCGCTCGAGGAACCGCTCACGCACGTGGTGCTCGATGCGGGTCTGCGGCAACCGGGAGAAGGCACGCTCCTGGCGCGAACGCCACTCGGGCTAA
- a CDS encoding pyridoxal phosphate-dependent aminotransferase: protein MRTPALTARLRPFTSTIFAEITELARRTGAVNLGQGFPDTDGPEGMLRVAQQAIADGVNQYPPGAGAPELRGAIAAHRRSRYGIEHDPEGEILVTVGATEAMSAAMLALVEPGDEVVLIEPYYDAYPVAVAMAGGVRRTVPLTQGPDHRFVLDVDALRAAVGPQTRALVLNSPHNPTGTVFTDDELAAIADVCREHDVIAITDEVYEHLLFDGRKHKPLATLPGMAERTLSISSVGKSFSATGWKIGWVCGPRELVAAVRAAKQFITFVGGAPFQPAVAHALQHELDWAEQLRLDLQRKRDMLSDGLAEAGFDVLASEGTYFICADVRPLGFSDGAQLCRELPERIGVAAIPVQVFCDHPDATRHLVRFAFCKRDEVLNEAVERLHKLR from the coding sequence GTGCGTACTCCTGCTCTCACCGCCCGGCTCCGACCGTTCACTTCCACGATCTTCGCGGAGATCACCGAGCTCGCGAGGCGGACCGGGGCGGTCAACCTCGGTCAGGGCTTCCCCGACACCGACGGTCCCGAGGGCATGCTCAGAGTCGCGCAACAGGCGATCGCCGACGGCGTGAACCAGTACCCGCCGGGCGCCGGCGCGCCCGAGCTGCGCGGGGCGATCGCCGCGCACCGCCGCAGCCGCTACGGCATCGAGCACGACCCCGAAGGCGAGATCCTGGTGACCGTCGGGGCCACCGAGGCGATGTCGGCCGCGATGCTCGCGCTGGTTGAACCCGGCGACGAGGTCGTGCTGATCGAGCCCTACTACGACGCCTACCCCGTCGCGGTCGCGATGGCCGGAGGCGTGCGCCGGACCGTGCCGCTCACGCAGGGACCGGACCACCGCTTCGTGCTCGACGTCGACGCGCTGCGCGCGGCCGTCGGGCCGCAGACCCGCGCGCTGGTGCTGAACTCTCCGCACAACCCCACCGGAACGGTGTTCACCGACGACGAGCTGGCGGCGATCGCCGATGTCTGCCGCGAGCACGACGTCATCGCCATCACCGACGAGGTCTACGAGCACCTGCTGTTCGACGGGCGCAAGCACAAGCCGCTGGCGACCCTGCCGGGCATGGCCGAGCGCACCCTGTCGATCTCCAGCGTCGGCAAGAGCTTCAGCGCCACCGGGTGGAAGATCGGGTGGGTCTGCGGACCGCGGGAGCTGGTCGCCGCGGTGCGCGCCGCCAAGCAGTTCATCACCTTCGTCGGCGGTGCACCGTTCCAGCCCGCCGTCGCCCACGCGCTCCAGCACGAGCTCGACTGGGCCGAGCAACTGCGGCTGGACCTCCAGCGCAAGCGAGACATGCTCTCCGACGGCCTGGCCGAAGCGGGCTTCGACGTGCTGGCCAGCGAGGGCACCTACTTCATCTGCGCCGACGTTCGCCCACTGGGCTTCAGCGACGGGGCGCAGCTGTGCCGCGAGCTGCCCGAGCGGATCGGGGTCGCCGCGATTCCGGTGCAGGTGTTCTGCGACCACCCCGACGCGACCAGGCACCTGGTTCGCTTCGCGTTCTGCAAGCGCGACGAGGTCCTGAACGAGGCCGTCGAACGGCTCCACAAGCTGCGCTGA